The genomic DNA CCGGCTGCTGGAGGAGATCAGCGCATCCGGCGACTACGTCAAGGCCAAGATCACGCCGAGCGCGCTCGCCGCGCTCGCGCGCTATGACTGGCCGGGCAACGTTCGCGAGCTCCGCAACATCCTGGAGCGGGCGCTGATCCTCAGCGATTCCGGCCGGCTGACCGGTGACGATTTCGCGCGGATTCTTCCCGTCGGCACCGAGGTCAGGTCCGCAACATCCGAGCGCCCGGCCGGCCTCGTCGTGCCCTACGCCGAGGCCGAGGCCGAATTCGAGAAGCACACGCTCGAACAGGCGCTCGCCGCCAGCAACGGGCAGATCACCGAGGCCGCCAAGATGCTGCGGATCTCGCGCGCGACCTTCTACAAGAAGCTCGCCAAATTCGGCCTCGCCACAGGGCCGGCCTCCGTCTGAGTTTCGAGACACGGGATTGTCCGGAGTCTCGGATTCCTGACACGGCGTCGCGCCCCTCTCGCTGTCCGCAAATGCGGAAATTGCCGTGTTTTCAGCCAAATTGCGCAAACCATCCGCATCTGGCGCGGACCTTGCTCTTCGCTTTGCACAATGACGCATGCTGCACATGCGCATTCGCAAACAGGGAGGACGCAAGATGAGTGAAGCGATCTCGGTCCATCAGCTTCAGGCGAGACAGCCCTCGCACGTCACGGTCGCCACCGCGAGCCTGATCGGCACCGCCATCGAGTGGTACGATTTCTTCCTCTACGGCACTGCCGCGGCGCTGATCTTCAACAAGCTGTTCTTTCCGACCTTCGACCCCATGATGGGAACGTTGCTGGCGTTCGCCACCTACGCGCTCGGCTTCATCGCGCGCCCGCTCGGCGGCATCGTTTTCGGCCATTACGGCGACAAGATCGGCCGCAAGACCATGCTGTACCTGACGCTGCTGATCATGGGCGTGGCGACCGCGGCCATCGGCTTCCTGCCGACCTACGAGACCGCCGGCATCTGGGCCGCGATCCTGCTCGTCGCCTGCCGGCTGATCCAGGGCTTTGGCCTCGGCGGCGAATGGGGCGGCGCGGTGCTGATGGCGGTCGAGCATGCGCCTGCGGACAAGAAGGGTTTTTACGGCAGCTGGCCGCAGCTGGGGGCACCGCTCGGCCTCGTCCTCGGCACGCTGGTCTTCTCCGTGGTCTCCGCCACGCTGACCGACGCGCAGCTCTATGCCTGGGGCTGGCGCATCCCGTTCCTGTTCTCGATCGCGCTGGTGCTGGTCGGGCTGTGGATCCGCTTCACCATCGCGGAATCACCGGAATTCCAGAAGGTCAAGGACACCAAGCAGGAAGTGAAGATGCCGATCCTCGAGGCCATCAGGATGTATCCCAAGAACATCCTGCTGGCGATGGGCGCGCGCTTCGCCGAGAACGGCTTCTTCTACATCTACGCCACCTTCGTGCTCGCTTATGCCACGCAATCGCTCGGCATGAACAAGCAGGACATGCTCAACGGCGTCTTGATCGGCGCCGCCGTCGAAACTTTCACCATCCCGGCGTTCGGCGCGCTGTCCGATCGCGTCGGGCGGCGGCCGATCTACATCTTCGGCGCGGTGTTCTCGGCGCTGATGTCGTTCCCGCTGTTCATGCTGCTTTCGACCAGGAACCCGCAATATGCCTGGATCGCGATCGTGCTCGGTCTCGCCATCGGGCACGCCGCGATGTACGGGCCGCAGGCGAGCTTCCTGTCGGAGCTGTTCGGCACCAAGGTGCGCTATAGCGGCGTCTCGCTCGGCTACAACCTCGCCTCGATCTTCGCCGGCGCGCTGTCGCCGCTGATCGCGACGGGGTTGATG from Bradyrhizobium sp. CCBAU 53351 includes the following:
- a CDS encoding MFS transporter; this translates as MSEAISVHQLQARQPSHVTVATASLIGTAIEWYDFFLYGTAAALIFNKLFFPTFDPMMGTLLAFATYALGFIARPLGGIVFGHYGDKIGRKTMLYLTLLIMGVATAAIGFLPTYETAGIWAAILLVACRLIQGFGLGGEWGGAVLMAVEHAPADKKGFYGSWPQLGAPLGLVLGTLVFSVVSATLTDAQLYAWGWRIPFLFSIALVLVGLWIRFTIAESPEFQKVKDTKQEVKMPILEAIRMYPKNILLAMGARFAENGFFYIYATFVLAYATQSLGMNKQDMLNGVLIGAAVETFTIPAFGALSDRVGRRPIYIFGAVFSALMSFPLFMLLSTRNPQYAWIAIVLGLAIGHAAMYGPQASFLSELFGTKVRYSGVSLGYNLASIFAGALSPLIATGLMTAYAPATWPISLYMIALALITVVSVYFATETRKIVQG